Part of the Nicotiana tabacum cultivar K326 chromosome 20, ASM71507v2, whole genome shotgun sequence genome, ATATACTCCTACAGTATATTCTATACCATAGCGGTATACTATTGGGTAGTTgtgttcttctttgattttcagctgaaaatttcgatctcaatcacctcaaatcagcTCTAAATGCTATCAAATTTCAGTATGAACTTCCATAAAGtactataagcaatatttaaCAACACCGACTTTGAACCAAACAAgaaatcttcaaaaataaaattgagcTTCAAGCGCAACAATGATGGATattcaaatacatataaaaattaagATCTGAGAAGCTTACTCGAAGATACTATAAGCATTATTTTATAGCACCCACATCGAATCAAATaataaatcttcaaaataaaatttcaaattcagaaGCTTCAAGCTCAACAATGGTGGGTCTTCATACACACATAAAAATCATAAGAAGAGGAGGTAGAGCAATAGCTTGGGTTGACCCTCTTAATGAAGATCGATCTGGCAGAGGAGAAGTAGATCCATTTAAGTCCACTACCAAGTAAGCTTGTAAAAATGAAGTCAGATGTTTTAACATTCTGTACTTCAAATGCAAAGGCAAATAGTTGTGGGTTGGGTAAATAGTCTTGGTTGCATAGGTAGAAAAAGTAAATAGTTTAGGTTTGGGTatttaagggtaaatagtttgggtttaatgggtataaagtgagattttctcagaaaatacacatgacttcacaccataacaaaaaatggcccatatttttaagttttaccccacCTAgcccatatttttaagttttaccccacCTAActcatattgtacatattttgaaagcactagcaaattcaaaaCATATGTTCTTACAATCATTGCTTCTAAATGCTCCAGAGTTAATTGTGTTCTCACAACCATTATTTTCACTCtatcttcttctcacatcttctacatatttTTGCTTCTCTCCCTGTGTCACTTGGTTGCAATGTAaaaaaattgaagagtagaagtccaccattgaaggccactcaaagctttgctttcgaaaataggatttttgagattgttagttgtttggattgggtgttgttccaattgattgaaaacattcaaaattaaaatttgaagtgatttggagtataTTTGAgtaagatttgagttaaattttagaaAAGAGGCAAGaaagaagacgaagtcagttttctatataattatgtataatcttgtataatagtgtatatgagtgtgtaaacacatcttatacactattatacacctttatacaagcgtctATAGACGAatttcttccacgattttcagttacaattcttgttcaaaactagtccaaatctccattaaatgacttcaaattttatatacaacctcttTATACTCTTTCTAACAAGTATAaataacacccactccaaatttcttacaaaatcaaattcggaatttaaacccacatatttaagcttgttaaaaatccaattttcaccacccaaatggatttgattcgttgaactaatatttgagtcaccgttactgattcgaaaattaacttaaaagcttgaacaatctttttaaaaaaataaatagtaattTCGAGAACCTAATTaagttggatgttgaatcttagcctattatttttgggctaattggttgtaaattgaaatatgggttataaaattgaaaagtagggagcccagttgttcttatgtgaaattttttCTACTATTAATTGTGAAGAGGTGGATCCGGAATTTATATTTGACAGGTTTAACTTTGGTCTCTTACCATAAATTCACtatacttttgaaattataggttcaaaattatattctttttgaaattttagtgattcacacacacacacacacacacacacacacacacacatatatatatatatacacatatattctGTGCCAAAAACAAAATCGTCCAAAGTGGGATTTGAACTGCCAATTTCACTTGTAGAGGTGCACACAATAACTATAACGCTATAGAAGTCTTTAagctaggggtgttcaaaatcgaaccgaaatcgaaaaccgaactgaaaccgaagcttaatggtatattggtatcgggttaatgGTTTAACGGACGAGGAACAAATTGAATTGTTTTCATTAACGACTTATCAATTTGGGGGGCGAATTATTCAATTTTcataacggataatccgttaacccgttaagaatatatatataatccaatcCAAACGCCACCGGTGATATCATATCTCTATATTCCGCATCCAATCCAAACGCGACCAGTATCATAATCGGCCAAGCGTTACCATTGACCTTAAGTTTCACTTAACTTGCCATCATTAAACACATGTCATCGCTAATCTGGTGCCTTTTCATTCACAAgcatatatttaatacataataGTAGCAGGAAGAAAATGCAGCATCACCTCCAATTTAAAAGTGAAATCGGTTATTAACATGGTAATTTTACCTTCCGGTAGAAAATAAATGTTACCGTTATTAAAGCGGACCATAAAACGATAGTAATAATCAACAACCACAGTTCAATTTTCTCAACATGTAATGAGTTCAAATTCATCATGTGAAAGAGGAAAGAGACTCATTTAGTTGACCATCAGGCTAACTTGGAACTACTAGAAGAGAGCGTatgtcttcacacaattcaactGCTTGTGGAACGTGTAAACCTTGCCACTCAGTATATTTGTTGTGATAGCACACCCTCTGTAATgcacgcaatatagattgaatttGGCCGATAAatcgcccgataagagctaaaccgatatcaatctgcccgatatcttatcgggtggctagcggattaatacatttaaaagccgataaccgataaACCAAACcattaagagtaaataaccgcccaaTTCGCCCGATAAGTAGCGTACAcaaatatatttaaataatttttaaaaaatataatattattatacatgatttaaagaaaaaagtacgggttcacgtgaacccgtaCCCCTTAAGCTACGTACGCTCTTGGTGAGTTGTCTCAAGTCTCAACAGATGAATTGCTTAATACTGCAGTGTAGGCGATGCTTTTTTTCCACACAAAAAAATCATAATACCATTTCCAGACCACACCATATATTCTACTTTAGTAATGTTGCAACGGATATGAATTGAATGACAGATTCTAAATTATAGGAGTAACCAAAATCCAAAAGTCAGTGGagtaaattacataaaatactttGCGTGTTGTCAATTACCTGAAACTTAGTTGGACCCAAATCCTCCAGAAAATATCTCAGGATATTGTCCAAAATGTCAGGTGGCGGAATAGACTTACACTACAGCATTTTAGGCCTACAACCACCCCTGAGAAGTGTGGCCTAAGATGTCAAGAAGTGTAGCATTTGGGCAAAGGCAACACTTTACGACTTTAGGCAATGCTTTTTGGGGGGTGGCCTAAAGTACCGTAACCTTTGACTATTGGCCACGCTTTATAGGTGTTGCCTTAAAAGCCACGCTTTAAAAGTGTGGCCGATACAGTACAAAGGCCACACTTATATTTTTTCATATAGCCACGCTTTTATGACATAAGGCTACACTTATGAAGCGTGATCTTTGTCACGTTATAGGCTACGCTTACAAAGTATGGCTTCTAGAGCAACATTTATCATTAATAATGCCAGATTGACAATCCCTATGGCCACACTTTTTAAGCGTGGTGATTTTGTCTACACtacaaagttatttttcaaatactTATATTAGCCACAATTTTGTGGTTAAAAAACTATATTTGTTTGCATCAAATtctgttctctctctctctctctctctctctctcacacacacacatatatatatatcaagcattaaattagataataagtaatagaataaaaataattcaaatgcatATACTTAAAATAAATTTCAACAAAGAAACATACTTTGTGTACTGTCTATAGTAATAAAGCACTGTTGGTTCAAGAGTTCACTAGCAAACCTCTACAAAACCAAATGTATTCATATTTATAGaatcaataaaaataaacatcCCAATTGTTCAAAAGGTTTTCACTATTCACTTTAATGAATCAAATTGATTTGTGACCACCATATCCAATTGCATCACCCGTATTTTCCTACACattcaaaatgaaattaaaaattaGGAAGAAACATATATATAGTATACACTAGTTAGAAAGCATTATTTGTAAGTTAAGATTGAGGTAGTTTTTGGAACTGGGAAATATAAGTACCTTTTCAAGACTTGGGGCGTGAGTTGAGCCAGAATAATGTGGTAAATTTTGGCCTCTCATAGCTCGTGCACTACTTGCATCAACTGGTGAAGGAATATTAGATCCAACACGCCCTTGTATATCATGAAAATCCAGTCCAACGTTGTTTTTCACAAATTGACTAAAAAAACATCGCATTTCTTCTCtcatcatttccttcatttctttctcGAGAGAAGTTATTTCATTGGCATGCTTTTGTTTAAGCTTGgtgatttcttcatcttttttcagAGAGCTTGTCGTCACCGATCTACCATAGCATCTAACCCGACCAGGCTGCTTCTTTCCAAATACAGCCCTAAATGCATCATCTGCTGTTTCTCCGGAACTTTGACGATTCTGAAGTTCAGACtgtcaaaaaaatattattgcacATCACTTACAAGTCAAGATAGAACGAACACTAAAATAACTTTCAACAAGTCAAGTTAGATTAAGAAAAAGTTTAGCAGACCTCAAAATTTAGCCAAGAATGTCAATAGAGTTTTCAGCGACAAGGATCGTAACCAATTTAATATGAAGTTTCAAACAAACAGAACTGATTTGTGCATGTTAATCCTAAGTCTTCTGGGATTACACATAATGTTGCAGGCCAAGCTGATGATGGTACAAGGGGAGTTGTTCCTACTGTTGCATCAGGTCGTGAAAATGATGTAGCAGGGAGCAGAGGAGTCTTGAGGTGCAGCTAGTTGAGAAAACTAAGGGTGAAAATCCAGCTAATATTCCTAGTGCTACAAAAGGTGCTACAGTTGCGTCAAGTTTTGGAGTTGCAGCTGCTACTGATGTGCACAAATCTGCTGTGCATGAGAATGAGGCCACGCATCTGTTAGAATCAGGTTCTCAACCTGTGAATCAATTAAATGATCGAGAGTGGACAGAGGTAACTCGATCTCATCCATCacttaacaaaaagaaaaatccagACCATGAAATCAGATTATCGCAGAAATCTTTACAGGTGCACTATGTGAGGATTCAAGGAAAATCAACTGCTCAAACACCTTTGATGTTTTGAATATAGAGCATGATCATGCTGTGGGGAGTTTGCAGCTTAAGGACATAAGTGCAAGCTCATGAAATAAGCAAGGGAACTCTCCAGGCAGTGGGCAAAATCAAAAGAAGAATGCTGGTAGTCCATTAAATCAATCAAAGGATATTATCACTACAATTTTTTCTGGTGCACTTGCACATGAAATGTGTACTGGAATTAATTCACCAACAGTAAAAGATGGTAAGATGCAGCAACAAATATTTCTCATTCTCAATATTGTTCGTCTATGGTAATTCAACTATAACTAATTTATGCAACTTTTTATATTCCAAAGAGGTGTCTCATTTGCCACACGAATAATACTACCTCTTAGCAGTGCATGGATGATATGAACACTGGATGTAATTTACAGAATGTTTGTTAGTTCATTAGACTTTTAGCACGCTTGATTATTTGGTTGATCAATGAAATTGCTGAAACAATCAGAGAGCTGAAAATTGGAATTAAGttcacctttatttacttttcttTGGAACCTTTGCAGTGCAGATGCTTTCaactaattttcaaatttttggcaGTTGCGAAAAATTGATTCATACACATTATAACGTAAAATAACTAATAGTCAGCTCTTAAGCACCGACTAATAATTCTATTGAACGAACAAAGTAATTTCACTTCCTGTAAGCATTTCTTTTGGTCAAATCTATCTCAGGCAAAATAGTTATAAGAAAACAGTTATCCACTCATATTATCAATTAAAAAATGGGTCGGATAAtgaacaatttaaaaataaatttacatTGGTCTATTCATGAACAATAAGCTAAAGGTCAATATTTTCCAAAAGAAACTACAGATATGCGTATGGACTTCCTTCAGTTAAAGAAACACATTCATTAAAGAGAAAAAATACAATAATAAGACTTAAATTGCAGACTTACTATTGCAACTTGAGTATCTGTATGAACTTCCTTCCCTTTCTTTGTACGAGTTGTAATAAACATTTCAGACTTTGATGGTTCCTCGTTGTTCTCTTTGGTTGCGCGctacaaattacatcaaaaaagaTATAAAAAAGATATCACTTTTTTCCgacaaagtacaaaaataaataaaagtaagaTTACAAAGTGTCGACTAAATATTACCAATGCCACACGCACTCTTGCAAAATTAATAGGTCCCATTCGATGCCTCCACTTTTATTTTTTCCTGTTTTCAGAATTCAATTGCCACATAGAATAACAACAAAGGaagcatattaattaataaatcaaaaaggggaaaatatgTACTGCAACAATAAGTAGAAAATGTAGAAATGCACGGTTTAATCTTACTTCGACATCTTCGTCATCCCAATACTCAATCAATTGACGGAACTGAACTTCAAGTATCTCATTTGGGACGATTTTGTAGCATTTGTTCAATAGtaacatttttatcaaaatatttcttcttaaTATTCCTCTTGTGTCGCTTCCAAGCATCACGAAGATCAGTCATTACCCACTTCTCTCCTTCAACTGGAATTAAGAACTTGGACTATGCaaaacaacacacacacacacagagagagagaTATATCTTTTCTTagaaggaaaaatacaaaaaatatataattgaaAAATTTATTATTCTTACATTGACATATTCCCACATTCGTTGCTTAATATCCTTTGACACAACATGCCAACTAGTATGCACCAAGGGGATAAATCTTGGATTCCTTGCAATTGTTCCTAAAAAGTTGGTCAAATCAGACACTCTCTTGTCAGTTGGTCCAACACTTTACCAAATGTCACCTCCTCTATTTCTTCAAAACTTCTTGCACGAATATTCTTGCATGTTGTTTTTCCTCTAACTCTTTTCTTCTCTGATGTCCCTAGATTGATAGAACAAGCAAGACAtaagaagaaaaaatcaaaatatgtaAAATAATTATAAGGTTTAAGACATACCACCTGCAGCACTATCGATGTTCATATCCTCATCTCCAATAAATTCATCGTCACCAACTTCATCTTGTGCagcaaaattatccaattctattTCATGCTCATCAATAATAGGAGAGGACATAAATCTGACTTCATTTTCTGGGTGATTATCAGGATGTTTTTCACCAGCGACTTGTATCCCATATTTTTTTAGAAACTTATTAACACTCGTTGACGGTAGGACTGAGTTTGTCTTTACCTTTTTGCAATTTTGTAGCTCTTGAATATTAAATTGTTTCTCTCCTTCACCTTGTGTTCTTCTAATCACATGTAAAGTGTTAGGATCTACCTTTGCAGATGATTGGATCATGGATGTGGGCACAAGGTAATTTACTCATTCCTTGCTTTTGAATGGGCTCCTCCAATTGCATTGACCTTTGTTTAATTTGTCCTTTACTTGCAATATTATGTGAAGTGTTCAGATCTTCCCTTGAAGACGATTGGATTGATTTGTACACCGGTAATCTATTCCTTCCTAACTTTTGAACTGACACATCCGATTGAGTTAACCTCTATCTACTTTGTCCTTCTAATGTTGCAGGCATATAATTCTTCCTTTTAACTCCAAGTAATGCCTGCTCTTTAGCAGCTTTATCGTTGCAATCACTTGTAAGCTTTTCTCTCTTAATCTGAAATTTTTTGGCTAGTTCGGCACTTGATCGGTATTGGAAATCGAAACCTATATTCTTCATTGGACTTTGAGTTTGTTTGGATTCGGAACTTTTCTCTTAAAAGTTGCCGCTTGATTCATCCTACatacaaaaaaattaaattactttaGCCTAACAACTAGTATGAATATATAACAATATGTGAGAGGCATCAGGTACAAGTTGGAAACAAATTTGTAATGTTAGAGGTTGAAGAAGCTATGGAGAATGCTGAAAAACAGAATCACTTGAATGATAATAATGTTGAGGCTCAAAAGTCAGTACATGATAAGCAATTAGCAATTGTAGCAGAAGTACAGGAAGTGGTTCAACTTGATAAGGCTACTCCTACTGCTAATAATCTCAAGTCTCCTGGGGCTGGcaatgaaaagaaaaacaatgGGAATATAGAAGGAACAGGAAACAACCTCAATTATGTGGCTCTAATGATTAACCCTACAATAGATAATAATGCAGAACATGTGAGTAAGGAAATAGAACCAAAGGAAATAAGGGCATATGAacaattaaataaggaaaagtgAATACATAGGGAAACACTTAAAGTTGGCACGATTTTTCATTTAGACACATGAACTTAGGGGTATTCTTAATGAGCACGTGCATTATACGAACTTTGTTCCAATTAGATACTCTTTTGACTATCACTGAAACTTACAAAGTGTGTGCAATACACTCGCTGCTGATGTGTCGAATGACGAATAAAATGAGGACATATATCTTTTTGagttaaaaaaaagaaggaaaaactatGTTAAATCTATTTAATGTGTGTTCTTGGTGTTCTTCACTATCTTCATGTGTGTTCTTGTTCCAACCAAGATTTTAATCCAAACTTTTAAGAGAAACTCCTCCAAATTTGTTATAACTTGATCTGAAGATTCTCCGAGACGACCCGAAGGCAACCCCAACATTAATTTCATAATCTTTCATCAAATCAAGTAACCCATTTTAAACCTTCAAGCTTTTTAAGAACCCATTAATGATGTTTCGATTTGAAATGAAGAACTCAGACTCATTTTAATTTTAATCACTAGGGGGATGCTCCTGAAGATGAGTGACGTTTGGAGATGAATGGGGTGAAGAAGAAGGGTTCGGCGATGGGGTTAGAGAGGAGGGTGGCGGAGCAGTTGGTGGCGATGAAATTTTCAGCCAAATGGATTGTGTTGAAATACTCCAATCCATATCCTATCCTTTTTTGTTGAAATACTCTAAGGCTGCAACAGCCAAATAAATGGGGCGATATTCTTGTTGTGTGAAGCAGATGCTAAGGAAAGGATTATGATCAcaagaagaagatgagaaagtgGAGGAGGCAATGGTGGAAATGGTGGTGGACataaacaagaagaagaagaagaagaagaaggaaataaaaaagacaaaaaaagaagaaaaaaatctgTTTTTGGGCTCTTCACGCGCCTATATGGGGTGAAACTCACTCTATGTGCCAACTCAGCAAAAAGTATCTAATTGGAACAAAGTTTGTGTAATGCACGTGCTCATTAGAAATACCCCTAAGTTCaggtgtctaaatgaaaaatCGTGCCAACTTTAAGTGTCTCCATATGTATTCGGCCATAAGGAAACTACTTCTCAATGGGTACAAAGAGCCTTTATTGGCAACATAGTGGCAACAAATACTTCCTGCAAGGCCAATGCAAAAAAGAACTCTGAAGAGCAGGGCCTAAGCATAACTGTAGAGGATGCCAACAATAagcaatttgtggaacaaggtaCTGTGGGAACTCAAAGTGCTGAAGTAATTTTGAAAGATTTGGAGACCAATATGATTGATCCAGGAGGATGCTGAATCTTTTCCCTATCTCAATCAATCTTATTGGTATAAACTAGTTAGCGTTATTGATACTCATGATTCTCTTGATATCAGAAGGTTATGGAAATTGTTGGACTTAGCCCGAAAGAATAGGaagcaatttttagaattttggcTTATGTTCTTCCTCTTGGTAATCTTAAATTTGCATAGGGTACTGAAATTGATTTATCAATTCTTAAAGTTGACAGATATTAGTTGTATCCAAAGTTGTGGAGTAGACCATGTGAGTTGCTTTTAGTTGCCAGG contains:
- the LOC107768619 gene encoding uncharacterized protein LOC107768619, which translates into the protein MGPINFARVRVALRATKENNEEPSKSEMFITTRTKKGKEVHTDTQVAISELQNRQSSGETADDAFRAVFGKKQPGRVRCYGRSVTTSSLKKDEEITKLKQKHANEITSLEKEMKEMMREEMRCFFSQFVKNNVGLDFHDIQGRVGSNIPSPVDASSARAMRGQNLPHYSGSTHAPSLEKENTGDAIGYGGHKSI